In a single window of the Balaenoptera acutorostrata chromosome 3, mBalAcu1.1, whole genome shotgun sequence genome:
- the CHURC1 gene encoding protein Churchill isoform X5, producing MRRLSLSSREVSSCRKQRRDFPVNCVAMCGDCVEKEYPNRGNICLENGSFLLNFIGCAVCSKRDFMLITNKSLKEEDGEEIVTYDHLCKNCHHVIARHEYTFSIMDEFQEYTMLCLLCGKAEDTISILPDDPRQMTLLF from the exons ATGCGGCGACTTTCTCTGAGCTCTCGCGAGGTTTCCTCTTGCCGGAAGCAGCGGAGGGACTTCCCCGTTAACTGCGTCGCGATGTGTGGGGACTGTGTGGAGAAGGAATATCCCAACCGG ggTAACATCTGCCTGGAGAATGGATCTTTCTTGCTGAACTTTATAGGCTGTGCAGTGTGCAGTAAGCGGGATTTTATGCTGATCACAAACAAATCTTTGAAAGAGGAAGATGGAGAAGAAATAGTTACCTATGATC ATCTTTGTAAGAATTGTCATCACGTAATAGCCAGGCATGAGTATACGTTCAGTATCATGGATGAATTTCAG GAGTATACCATGCTGTGTCTGTTATGTGGTAAAGCTGAAGATACGATCAGTATTCTCCCTGACGACCCCCGACAAATGACTCTGTTATTCTAA